CTCGTGCACAACGGCACAAAGCAGGTCCTCGAGTTCAACCTGGTTCTAACAGGTAATGTTTCCGAAGGCAATTTCCGAAGGACGAATTAAATAAGGTGCCCAATACAAAGAATCTGCGAAAATCAACTCtgccagtgcagcagaaattgctttcGACTCGTAGCCAAAATGTAATCCCGGCTGAACCTATCCTTCAAGAAAAGACATGAGTCAACTACCTCCTCGAGAAAGCCCCATGGAACTTGTGGGAGATCTTTAGCATGTGACACCACCATATTAGGAAGAAAATTAACGAATCGGAGCTGCAACATTTCATGCACAAACGAACGgtcactgtctcgaaagaaaaacaggcGAGAAACAATTTGCCGGCCCCTCCGTTCTCCCAGGGGGGTGCAAAACCACACGGCTATCGTGTTTCGCTACCGTAGCAAGCATGCAGAGCGTCACCGGAAGTTTAGGTTACGACAGAAACAACTCAAGGAGGCACCAGGGATGAGCGAGAAACAGCAGCACCAGGAGTCATGAATTATGGTGACGATGATAGTGACTAAGAGCAACAAACGCGTTGCAACCGCGTTTCTCCGTTTGCCTGTAAGACTTTCGCGGCGTTTCTCGTCATTATAGCAGACACACAAACGCTTGCTTAAGTAGCAAATGCCTACGCATACTTTAGGTTAACTCCCACAGGCGTTTCTGCCTGATTCTTTTTAATGAAAATGCCGTGTCCATGGTCATGTCCGGCCAGACAGACATCTCTTTTGACAGCAGTACGGCATTCCTTTGCATACAGGAAGGTAATAAGTTTCATGTGAATATTATATTCTTACGAACTCTTAAATGTTGAATGTTTGATCTGAGGACTACATGAAGAGCGACACTCGTGCGCTAAGCGTATAGTACGTTTTTGATTGCAGAATAAATCGGTACGTTTTACTAACAGGTACGCGTTGGAGTTGCTTCAAGAATTAAAGCATAGGGCCACAGTTATTGGcaaagcagcagcgcagcaatgGTGGCAGCCCAACTGGAAGAATGGCTTGGGAGGTgctgcttgcccccccccccctcccgaccCCCACACGCACTTAAGTGGTATCTGGAGGAAGATTCTTTATGTGTAGGGGAGCCAGGTGTGCTTCCGTTGCTGTTGCCCTGTGCCCTCTTGCATCACATAAGGGAAGCAAAGTATGGCTTCATCACTTCACCGCCGACCACGCCATGCAGCGTCACCATCAAAATACTGCCGCTTCCGTACAGAACTCTCACTGTGATCATATGCCTTCAGCAAAACCGGCATCATCTAACGCAGAAGCTGCACAATTATCCTTTAGGATGCACTTCCATGAGTCGGCGACATCCCCTTGATTGCAGCGATGACAACGTCTTGGTCACCCGACTCCCCGATGAGCAAGTGCAGGATACGCATTGTTTGCGCGGGGGGTAGCGCAGCAGCAGCCTCGATAGAACACAGCTTGGCTGCACGGCTCACCTCTGTCTCTCGGGCTGCTTTAATGTTCTGAAGATGTTGATCAAGGTGAGCTCGGCATAATTGTGGAAATGTTTCGACTGCCTCTTCGAAAATTCAGCCAAAGCTCTTAAAGCAGTCACTTTTACAGGCACCATTTGTTCTTCGGGATCCTTGGTCGTGGCCGGGACAGTGGCCGTCGGCATACAGGCCACCGTTCCCTGACAGGAGCCCAAAGTGCTGACTCGAGCAGCACCGCTGATAGCACCGTGTGTGCTTCTTGGCGTCGGTGGCAATGGTGGCGGATGTAGCTGCTGCTGGAACTTCGGGCTGCCTGGACCCTGGGCCGTGACCAAGGAAGTAAGCGGCTGCTGCTCCTTGACCCAGGATCTGTCGTTGTTCAGCTTGCTGGTAACCTGCTTGGCAATGCGTTCCTGCTCCTTGCGCCGGCGGGCCTCACGCGGGTGGTGCGCGTAGTCCGGGTACTTTCTTCGGTGGACGGCGACTGCTTCGGCTACCTTGCGCTGgaggggctccttgtcggcggCGCGGAGAGGAAGCCGCAGCTTTGCCAGGCGGCTGCTAATGCGCTGGTTGTTTTCGTTCGCATTCATGGCGGCCACCGAACGCCTCTTTTCTTGTGCGAACGGCATCAAGGCACTTGGCGGTGGCGGAACGTGCGATCGCCGCTGGTAGCAGTGTTGCACCTCGCTGCTCAACGATGCACCCACCATGCCGCGATGCGAGGCCTCATCGGGAACTGCCatcgctgcttctgctgctggtGCGCAGCCTGTACGAACAGGCCCTGAATGCTTCCTAGGCACTTAATGGCGGTGCTTTGCTGAAGCGGAGCCAGGGGCACCGACGACGGCTGGCCTTTCCTGCGACTTCACTCTGCGGAGCCGACAGCGTCCAGGAATCAGCCTTTGTCGCAAAAAAAGCTCCCCAGAAAACAGTCGTCGTCTTTGTCTCGTGCAGGGGCGTATGTAATAGGGATGATAATGATCATGGTAAAGACGATGAAGATCGCCATTTATGGCGTGTACTTACTAAGGAAATATGCCAATATTAAGAGGAATTATTTTAAATGTTATTCTaagaacagaaacgaaaaaagGCGGACTATACGAAAGACAGGAGAAACGAGTGTAGTACATAAGTGATCAGTCTGACTATTTGAAACAAAGTTATCTAATACCCATgtatgaagaaaataaaaaaacagaaCAGTAAAGAAATTCAGCGATTCACTGAAATTAAATTAGGTGAAATAAATTATCAGCAGAGAAGTAGTGTGAAGCTACACAAATTTTCACGGAcatgtttctttaaaaaaatcaccgacgattacgaaactccctaatgcgaaatatgAGCGCTGTACTGTAGCgtccaccaacgccgcagcgcggagcgctatggtcggcgctgcaaagAGAAAAAATGAAGAAGCGCAGCGCATGCTCGAAACGCCAGCTCGGCACGCGCATTGTCGTTTTCAAAGATATCCACGCTGGTcgacgcagccgccgctcgggtcgccgccttcgcccttctgagtagggcaCGACGGCACGACCCGTACGGCCGCCATCACGTTCCTCCTACAGTACTATACGTGTCTTCATTTCGCGAGACTTTGAGACCTCACAGCGAtcaccgactggcagagccgcgacGCAATACcatatagaccggccacacagtttCCGGTtatcggcaactgcagcttatgccaccgtaatctttaccgggaaacactctTTCATCACTCGTTGTGTTCGTTCGCTCCGTTAAgtcgccgaggcacgccgacgctcaacgcaggaacgggcgccgaAAGGCCTTCCGACTGCCATTATATATATAAGCGGGCTCaatgcgatcgtctgctaaaataTTGCACCTAATAATGAGAGCGGCAACGCCCGTACCTCTTGTATGTATATATTCTTGTGCTCGAAAGGAATGGAAACATGCTTTTGAAGTCCTtagtctggataatcagcacttgCGTaacgccgatgttgtttacattacgcgttggcctagcgcgtccgtcgagttcgtaACCGGTgagtgaacgagcccagctgagaaactctgccgaagaaAATGAATTTTCAGTTCCGTTTAGCTCTGCAGAgatttgaaatatggcactcCTGACTTCGTGTGGTGTGTGGTGCGGTGAATGAACTGTGTGAAACTTCGGGTGGTGAACCGCGGCTTGGTTAGTGTGTGACTTATGGGGTCTCAGGTGCCTTAAGCTTAGagggcgagctctgcgctgtttccagcggcaaagatacCTTTCGAAAGCGAAAGACACAAATAGCCCAACAATGGGAAGTACACCTTCAACTATGCCGCCTGCTTCAGATGAAAGTGCGCTTTTCGATTAGGCATGTGAAATCTAATTGAGCACAAGGTCACAGTACTCCTCCAATCATGTCTTTCAAGTGCAGCGCCTTATGGGCTGGTTGGGGATAAATCGCTCAAGAACGCTTACGCAGTGAAGGAAACGTGGCATAGCGCTGTATGTTTTGAGTGTGCGTCTTTGTACTTGATCACCGCAAGAATAAATAGTCTGTTCGCAATATTCGCAACGTGTGGAATGCATAGGAGGACCGGCACCATACAAGACCTATGCATGCACCCACGTGTACCAAGATTGCTTGGATGTCGGCTTGAAAATCAGCACGTACTGAGTCAATGAAACTATActtggatttttatgctttttatattttttatggaAAGAGCAGATGTGAGTACTTTACGGGGAAGAGGATAGGTGCCATCAGTGCTTTGGGCAATCGGTATGCCTAAACTGCCGAAatattttcagcttgcactaaactGATTCTCGCGTGATTCcataaactgtagtcgggaaaaagattacGTACTAACTATAGGTGGTGCCCGAAACATGGCCTCAATGGCGTCTTTCCCGCTCCAGAATCTCTTCAAGCGCATGCATTTACCAAAAGACTTTAGATATCGGTTTTTGTTACTTTGATAGGTTTCTGTTTCTGGATTTTGACACCACATGTTGGAGCCGCGCGCGTGCAGTTGCCAAAATGGGCGATAGCCTAACACggcaataattaaaaaaacaccTAGCGCGCAATAAAACGTGCATGCCATTGCACGAAATGTACCAAGGTTGAAGCGTGTGGCCCTTTAATGCATTTACCATTGTAAGTAAAAAGTAACGTACTTACAGACATAATTATTGAACATGGCCGATACGATTTTGAAACTTATGTCAGATTGTTCGTACACCCAGTTTGTGTTTCTGAGCAATAAATAGGATGAATTTCTTGGAAGGGCATGCATACATGTAACAGATTGTCGCCGAGTTGTACAAGTCGTTGTTTCCTGTAATAAAGTGCTGTTGAATAATAACGCTCTGTTTTGTGTATTCTTCCTTCGTTTCCATGTACTTGTTCGCTCTGCAAACTTTTCCTTAGTACCTGGCGGGTGTATGTAACGCATGCTATGGAGCTTGTAGAATGCCGTATACGCATTTATAAGTATATGCAATTCCTATACCTATATACCTATACCTATATAACTATACCTATATACCTATACCTATATACTTATACCTATAGGCATAGGTATAGGCAGGTTGTTTATAAAGATAATTTCATCTGCGA
The DNA window shown above is from Dermacentor silvarum isolate Dsil-2018 chromosome 1, BIME_Dsil_1.4, whole genome shotgun sequence and carries:
- the LOC119443823 gene encoding sex-determining region Y protein codes for the protein MAVPDEASHRGMVGASLSSEVQHCYQRRSHVPPPPSALMPFAQEKRRSVAAMNANENNQRISSRLAKLRLPLRAADKEPLQRKVAEAVAVHRRKYPDYAHHPREARRRKEQERIAKQVTSKLNNDRSWVKEQQPLTSLVTAQGPGSPKFQQQLHPPPLPPTPRSTHGAISGAARVSTLGSCQGTVACMPTATVPATTKDPEEQMVPVKVTALRALAEFSKRQSKHFHNYAELTLINIFRTLKQPERQR